TTTCTGGGCCACCGAGATGGTGCTGGACTTCAGCTGGCCCTTCGGCCCAACCCTGTGCAAGATCGTCCCGTCCATGACGGTCCTCAGCATCTACACCAACGTCTTCTTGCTCACGGCCATGAGTGTCGCCCGCTACCGCTTGGTGGCTTCCGCCGTCAAGGATGGTCCCAGAATCACCGTGAGTGTGGCCAagcggacaacgttggctctttgggTCTTGGCCATAGCAGCCACCATCCCGACCATCATCTACACCATGGTGGTGGACGTCCTTGGCGTGAAAATCTGCGTCTTCAAGTTCCCATCGCAGTCTTGGTTGGGCGTCTACCAACTCCAGAGGGTGGTCTTCACGTTCGTGGTCCCGTTAGCTGTCATCGTGACCTTCTACCTGCTTCTCTTGAGGTTCCTCAATGTCCGTCGTATCTCCGGTGAGAATAGGAGACAGAAACAAGTCGCGGCCACGGTCGGCTTAGTGGTGGGATGCTTCTTCGTCTGCTGGTTCCCCAACCACGTCATCACCTTCTGGGGCATCCTCATCAAGTTCAAGGTGGTCTCCGCGGGGGAGGTCTTCTACGCCGTCCACACGTATGTCTTCCCCATCTGTACTTGCTTGGCTCACACCAGTAGTTGCCTCAACCCGGTCCTCTACTGCCTGATGCGCCGCGAGTTCCGGGAAGCCATCAAAGACACCTTCCGTAGGTTCTCCTCCTCCGTGGCGAACTATCAATACTTCTCTTCTCAACGGACGCTGGAGGACGTTGTGGTCCTGCCCTTGAGCCGCAGGACCTTCTCCGGACCCCAAGACTCCAAGGAACGTGAGGTTGGGAGCATACCAGGGGTAGAAATGCCCATGTGACCCCAAAAGAAGCATGCAACTTGAAGACATTTGGGAagacaaatgggcagccaggactgggatgggcggagttatgagctctgaggcagggctgagcatctatccctgtcctacAGCGCCTtccaggacacgggggcggggctagaagagggggcggggcctcttgccAAGCGCCTGATGggcctgaacctctataccccgaccCCGTGTtttaacaagtgcctcaggaggaGTATAGAgggtcagccctgtctcgggctcttggaaggaggccccgcccccacccctagccccgccctttattcctaaaaggcctctcaggaggagtatagaggctcagccctgtctcgggctcttggaaggaggccccgcccccacccctagccccgccctttattcctaaaaggcctctcaggaggagTATAGAgggtcagccctgtctcgggctcttggaaggaggccccgcccccacccctagccccgccctttattcctaaaaggcctctcaggaggagtatagaggctcagccctgtctcgggctcttggaaggaggccccgcccccacccctagccccgccctttattcctaaaaggcctctcaggaggagtatagaggctcagccctgtctcgggctcttggaaggaggccccgcccgcacccctagccccaccctttagtcctaaaaggcctcttaggagagatatagaggctcagccctgtctcgcagtcttcagaagaggccctgcccccttccctagctccgccctttagtcctaaaaggcctcttaggggagatatagaggctcagccctgtctcgcagtcttcagaagaggccccgcccccaccccagctccgccctttagtcctaaaaggcctcttaggagagatatacaggctcagccctgtctcgggctcttggaaggaggccccgcccccttccttagctccgccctctgtgtcccaacaagcgcctcaggagaggcatagaggctcagccctgtctcaggctcttgggaagaagccacacccactcctctagctccgccccctttgtgtcctaacaggcgcctcaggggctcagccctgtctctggcacttgggaagaggccccgcccctcccctggccccgcccccaaatgcacttgtggccatcaccgcccccctggatcgctgtagtgcccactttgggattCAAAGTTTCTGAAGGACACTGGTTCATGGTTGCATCCtttgaggtaataataataataataataataataataataataataataagcctccCCCCGCAAGGTCTAACGGCCATTCTGgaacagaatgaagaaggcggggccgggaagacatctttccaccatgtctcctgtatcaatttaacaatataatatataatactcggatgatactatactaatattataaaatattgtatatacacataatatcgATAATCATATTATGGTGTAATACAAtgaataatatactattataatggtatatctatattactaataatattacaatatagtcataaagtacaatataataatatataatacttagattatactatactaatattataatatattgtatatacacataatatcgATAAtcatattatgatgtaatacaatgaataatatactattataatggtatatctatattactaataatattacaatatagtcgtatagtacaatataattatatataatgctcagattatactatactaatattataatatattgtatatacatataatatcaataataatattatgatgtaatacaatgtaataataatacaccatcataattgtatatttatatgacatgtaatattactattaatattacgaTATAGTCATATAATGCAATATGTAATACTCAGattatactatattaatattatattatattctatatacacATGATATCGATAatgatgatgtaatacaatgtaataataatatataatactcagatTATGTTCTATGTTTATGTTGTATGGTTttcttgctatgttggaaactgccctgaatcccctaagAAAATaaggaggtatataaataaagtttaataataataaaatttataataataataataataataataattgtaatgggttgctgagtttttttctggctgtatggaacatggccatacagccagaaaatctCTCAGCAACCCATTCAAAACATTCCAGTAGCATTATCTTCTGACATTACGCCTgaatctgtgactggcatcttcagaggttgggggggggggggtgagaaagAAACCTTATCTGTGTAAAacaagtgcaaatgttgcaattagcaagtctgaatagcattgagtagccatgaagtcaatcagtgagggtattggcatcgaggtagcctggcctctgttgcctggaggcaccctctgtttgggaggtgttaactgcatATAAGTgttaattgtatatacatataatgttgataataacattataatgtaatacaatattatacgaataatacaatataatattaattatatattaaatataatattactaataatattaccatataatgatatagtacaatatagtgattgaatgcttatattatgctatgctaataacttattgtatgtacatttgatgtgTAACCTGCTCTGAATCCtatccggggtgagaagagcgggatataaatgtagtaaataatataaataaataaataaataaacatataatattgataataatattataatggaatacaatattatactactaataatataataatatgaattatatattatatattaaatataatattactaataatattaccatatatggatatagtataatatagggattgaatgcttatattatgctatgctaataacatattgtatgtacatttgatgtgTAACCTGCTCTGAATCccatccggggtgagaagagcgggatataaatgtagtaaataatataaataaataaataaataaacaaacatataatattgataataatattataatggaatacaatattatactaataataatataataatatgaattatatattatatattaaatgtaatattactaataatattaccatataatgacatagtacaatatagtaatgtaatgcttatattgtgctatgctgataacatattgtatgtacatttgatttgtaagctgctctgaatcccatccggggtgagaagagcgggatataaatgttgtaaataaaataaataaataaataaataaataggcccttaattgtttcctgtctggagttcccctgtttccgAGCgatgtcctttatttactgtctcgaTTCCGGTATTtcttccaactataggattctaaggctggaactacactgcaatataatccagattgtaaaATCAGGcaacccagattttctgctttgagctggattatatgagtctagactgccatataatccagttcaacgcataTAACCAGTCTACATAGGGTCTAAAATTGAGTTTCGGAGTCCTTGGGCCTTATACATCTCCGCTAGAAATCTCCCACGTCTGagtaaactacaaatcacaggattttgATAGGAAGTTTGTTGACAGGTGGAATGGTCATGCCTTTAGCTGGTTTAGTGTTGATGTAAAACAGCCCGTAAAGTCTGAAGGTCGCAATACTTTTGTTTCTTGGCTTCACGCCTCTAAGTTTTATGAGAAGTGAACCCTTTGAtcctatatatatacatagctatatacctatatacatatatacaatataatttacaataatatataatattatatagtacattgtatatgcatataatattaataatactattttgtaagacaatataatactaataacacaatacaataatattaattatatattacatgtaatattactaataatattacaatatgttgatatagtacaatatggtaatttattgccagtattgtgctatgctaataatataatattgtatgtaaatttaattggtaagccgctctgagtcccctttgtatgtattaaataaatgtattaaataaatattataatatattgtatatgcatataatattaatagtattattttgtaatacaatgtaatactaataacacaatacaataatattaattatatattacatgtaatattactaataatattacaatatattgatatagtgcaatatggtaatttattgccagtattgtgcaatgctaataatataatattgtatgtaaatttaattggtaagccgctctgagtccccttcggggtgagaaggacaggatataaatgtagtaaataaataataaataaatattctgtgcATTCTGAATGGGAACAgaactgggtggctgtgagttttccgggctgtctggccatgttccagaagcattctctcctgacgtttcgcccacctctatggcaggtatcctcagaggttgtgaggtctgttgggaacgaggcaagtggggtttgttatatatctgtggaatgtccggggtgggagaaagaaagaactcttgtctacctgaagcaagtgtgaagtagcaagcagccagactttgaagctgaaaggccattcaatgctaatgaaggtggccaattgcagcatgcacacttgcctcaggTTGACAAGAGTTATttattccaccctggacattccacggatatataaaccccacttgcccggtttccaacagacctcacaacctctgaggatgcctgccatagatgtgggtgaaacgtcaggagagaatgcttctggaacatagccatacagcccggaaaactcacagcaacctagtgattcggTCCATTAAAGCTTTGTAATGGTcaataacaatatttatttttttaaaaaaaccttttggaAATAGAACTGTTCTGGTTCAATCACCAGTTGAGTTTGGACTCAACCAgtgctgcatctacattgtagaattagcaCAGTTTGACGTCGCTTGAACGTCAAACTGCTCAGTGCAGTGGTATCAAATCTCCCTCCCAAAATATGTGCTTTTTTTTCGCAGTGAAAACCCAAACCGATCATGCTCTGCTTATGGCAACAACCTCTATATTAGGTTTTATAGTAACTTGGTTATCCTAATAGCCTGTCTTACCCCCCTTGTAATTATTTGAGATTAGACTCAATTTCCTCTTTAATCCGTCAAACACGGAACATCATGTCCGGATAAATTGAGAGGGCATCTTGGGCAATAATCGGGACGGATGCCCTATGTGtgagtgtttttcttttctgtgcaaacattattaaaaataaacagacaTGATGTTTTATTATATGCTTTGGTTCCTTGTTCCCCGGGGTGGAAAAGAACAGGAAGGTCTATGCTGAACtgcagtacatttttaaaaaaatctgtatttcaATTTTTAATGGATTTCGTATCCAGTTATGGCTTTaaaatctatttatctatctatccatccatcctgtcTGGATGTGACAAAGGAATAAGGATTTATTAttctaataataattattagtcaCCTAAGATAGATGTTCAGCTGTGTTGGAAATAGCCACCTTCCAAAAATtcactatttgtttgttaatgtatatctttgctaacctgtattatatgtaccatatatacttgagtataagccgggttttgcagcccttttttaggactgaaaaagcccccctcggcttattat
The Anolis carolinensis isolate JA03-04 unplaced genomic scaffold, rAnoCar3.1.pri scaffold_14, whole genome shotgun sequence genome window above contains:
- the rxfp4 gene encoding relaxin-3 receptor 2, whose translation is MELKNQTYLNWSSVGAFNGDKDPLASLDVAFGLRMAIAVVYALVCAAGLLGNGLVMFFIRTRKIRPTPAINIFVFGLAAADFQFSLTLPFWATEMVLDFSWPFGPTLCKIVPSMTVLSIYTNVFLLTAMSVARYRLVASAVKDGPRITVSVAKRTTLALWVLAIAATIPTIIYTMVVDVLGVKICVFKFPSQSWLGVYQLQRVVFTFVVPLAVIVTFYLLLLRFLNVRRISGENRRQKQVAATVGLVVGCFFVCWFPNHVITFWGILIKFKVVSAGEVFYAVHTYVFPICTCLAHTSSCLNPVLYCLMRREFREAIKDTFRRFSSSVANYQYFSSQRTLEDVVVLPLSRRTFSGPQDSKEREVGSIPGVEMPM